CCTTCTGCCGCCAATTCATAAAAGCGAATTTCAGCGTATTTGGCCAGACCTTCCAGCCACTCCAGTTCTCTCTCAAAGTCAAGCAAATCAGCCGTAATCTGATATTTTTCTCTTCGTTCCTGGCGAATACGGATGAATTCTCTGATGGATTCTTTCATGCTCTCCCGGTCGTCTGTTGAAAGCGCTTCCCAAAGCAAAAAGCCTTCTTTATTCCACAGGTCAATGAAATCCTGGTTCTGATACGGATATTTCTGTTCTACCCGGTACAGGGACTGGATTTTTCCAAAGCGGGAAGGATTGCGCACGGCCTGATAGGCATGAAACATCTCATGAAGCAGCGAGACCACATACTGATCCGGCGCAATTCTTGCCAAAAAATAGGGAAAGAGTTGCGCGATTCCCGGTGGAAATTCCTGACGAATGCCATTCAGAAACTCGAAGTTCATCTGGTTTAACGTGCCCAGCATGCCGGCCCATTGTTTGTCCAGTAAAACGGCGAACGCTTTTGGTTCTCTCAATTTACGACGCAGGTAGGGCCTGCCCATGAAATCATCGGCGCTGATCGTTTCCCAGCCGGCGTCCGCCCGATCCATCCCCGTCAAAAACTCGTAGCAATTATTAAAAACCACGATCGGAATGTTAACCGAATCCAATCCGGGCCAGACTTTACTGCCGAACTGCTTTTTTAAATGCAGCGTTTCCTGCAGATACGCTTTTTGAACAGGGCTTAACAGACTGTCGCAACTGGCCTGTTTTCGGTTCGTTAAGGCTTGTTTGTTTAACATCCAGAGAATAAGCAGGCCTGAAACCAGTACGGTTAGCAGAATCATAAAGAATCGTTTAAAAAATTTTTTCATATCCCATTCCTTTTTTTTAAATCAATCCAGGCAATTCAATTATACAAAAAGAAGGCCATGGCAATGCACAGGGCCGAATAGATGAGCACGGCGACGTTCAGTTGACGCATGCGCCTGCGGTCGTTTAGAATCCTGACCACAAACTCCCGAAACTGGCTGTAACGGAACAACACCATGTAGATTTTGATGGCCGTGACAGACACCAGCGCGGCGATAATCCAGCTGTAAGCGATTTCAAACGAAAATACCGCATACCAGGTGTAAGCAATGAGCGCCAGCCCCAAAACTCCCACGGCATAGAGCCACTTTGGTTTTTCTTCACGGTAAGCGCTGTTAAGTTCCCATTCTTTCCAGCGGTTGCCCATGACCGCCATTAAAACACGCGAGCCGATGCCCAGCGCCGCCCAGAACAGGCACAGGATTTGAAAATAGTTTAATTGTTTCATTTGTCCGCTCCGTTTTTGTTATTTGTATTTATTTTTGTTTTCGAAATATCTCTCGCAGAAACACACATTAACTCATGGCGTTACGGTCTTCTTTTTTGCCAGCAGCCACCGGTTGGGATCAAGAATAACGCGCTTTGGTTTTTTATCCGTTTTAAAGACTCTTTTCACGACTTTGCCGGTTAATAGAATCTTTTCCAGACGCATGTCGTTCTCTGTTTCCAGTCCCACCTCAAGCGGCAGGTAACGCGGCGGATCGGATTGCTCCAGGATGACCGTTGTGATAAACCGATCGCCGCTTTTGCCAACATCATAGCGCATCGCAACGGCAGGCGCGCCCTTTTGCTGCAACCAGTCTTTCCGCCACCACTGCAGCGACTGCCCACTCCCCTCCTCCATCGTCTTGATGAACTCCTGCATGGAAAAGGTGCGGAAACGGTACCGGTCGAACAACAGGCGCATGCTATTACGAAAAACCTCATCCCCAACCACAAAACGAATTAAATGCATTAGCCAGGGATACTTGCCGTGCACGATTTTTTGCGGCGTGGCGCCGTTGAGTTTATGGTAGGCAACATCTTCCGACGGTTTGCTGTTCAGATACTGCTCACGAAAATAGCGGAATATGGACGGAATCGGTTTGCCGAATGCTTCGTCGTATAAAAATTCGGCATAGTCGCCGAAACCTTCCGTCCACTGGAAGGCGCCGGGACCGGAACCGCGTAAGGTGTAAAACCACCACAGCAGCGCGGTCTCGTGGGCGTCATGTCCGGTTGTGGTGAACTCTTTTTCCAGATACCGCGGACTGTAGCCAATAAAACCGGGGAAAGCGCGTCGGGCGTTTATGCCTTCAATGGTTACAAAGCTGAATTGATCAAAACCGTACGGGCCGTAGTAGTCGGCATAAAAGGCCAGAATTTCCGCGCTGGATTTTAAAATCTGTTCCGCAAAATGCTGGCTTTCCGGATACAAAAAGGTGTGCATCGGAATGTTGTTAATGGTTCGCTGCGTGTGAATCCATCGCCGGTCAGCCAGCACGGAAAAACAGACCGTGGGATGGCCGGTCTCAAAAACGTAAGTCGTTTTATCGCCGCCGCTTAAAACGTGCGCCATCTTTCCCGGGGCTATGGCCGAAAATCCGTCGGGCAGCACAATGGTGGTGGCAACCGTTGCCCAGTCGTCATAAACAATCGGATAAAAACGATCCGACCAGAGCAGAAACAGGCTGCTGTCCGTTACCACAGCCCGGCCTTCGTCATTACTATTTCCCGTTAAGCCATTTAGCTTAAAAGTTAAGATTAAATCACGCGCCGGCTGTTCAACGGTCACCACTATCCGGCCGCGCTTCCGCTCAACCGCGACCGCGGAGGCTGCCGCGCTAACTTTAACCGAATCGTAGGCATTATTCAGTCCGAACACAAAGTGGCGCTCAAGCTGCGCATTGTCGATTTGGATGGCAGCCGTCAGGTTTACGGTGCGGCTCGGAAAGTCAGGCACAATGTGCAGGTCATAGTGGATGACATCGGCGGCATGGCCCGTTCCCATGCTCCATGCAAGCTGGAAAATTAATCCAATGATCAAATGTTTGAATTCTTTCATTGTCGTATTCTCCTGAACTCTCATTTCATTCTCAAATCAACCGAATTTTTTGACTGTACGAAAGCGGAAATAAATTGTTGCCTGCAGTAAGTTAAATTTTAAAACGTCTGCCTTTCTGAGCAGGCAAAGAATCTGGAAAATAGTTTAGTCTGGTTATCAGCTTTCTTTTAAATGTTTCCATTGCAAGATTCCTTATTTACAAAAAGTTTTTTTCCATCCAAACCGTATGGTTCACCAAACCAAATTCCTTTAAATCTGAGACAAGGCGCTCGCCCAGAACGCGGTATTCTGTTTCTGTTGTGTCCGGGTCGTAGCGCAGGTGAACGCTGTAATCGGTTTCCAATCCCGCCTGTTGGTATATTTTAACCGAGGCTGTTTTTACTTTCGCCTTTACCTCTGCCTGCCAGTTTTTTAGAAATCTTTCCAGATCGTCCCGGTTATTTCCCGTTGTGCGTATTTCAATAATTTCCAGGCGCGTCATTCTGTCCTTTCATTTTTTTAATGTTCTGCTTTTATTTACAGGCTAAAACCGTGCCGTTTTTGTAACTTCTTAAAAAACAGCTTTTTATAATTTTGTTCGAAAGAGGGCTCACCAAATATGATAATACAAATTGACAAATATGGTAGTCATGGTCATTTTTACCGTATTTGATAATATCATGTTTTGTTAAAAATCCGTGTTCAAAAAATAGGACACGGATAGCGCGGATGAAACGGATGGACACGGATTAGTTATTAAAAAATATCCGCACAAATCCGTGTAATCTGTCTAATCCGTGTTCGAAAAGGATAGCACACAGATAACGCGGATGAAACGGATAAACACGGATTAGTTATTAAAAAATATCCGCACAAATCCGTGCCATCCGTCAAATCTGTGTTCAAAAAATTGCACACAGATAACGCGGATGAAACGGATGGACACGGATTATTTATTAAAAAAATATCCGCGTAAATCCGTGCAATCCGTGTTCAAAAAAATAATTATAATTGACAAATACGGTAATATCATACATATTTACATATCAGAAAACACAACCATTACGGAAATCTGTCATGGATAAAAATCAATTCTTCCGGGAGGCCACACTGCGCATCTGCGGCAATCTCGAAATTGAACAAGCCCTACATTCCGTGTTGCAATTTTTGCGAGAAGAAATGCCTGTGGACCGCATGTCGCTTCAGCTCTACGAAAAAAGATTAAAAGCTGTGCGCACCATTGCCATGGCTTCGCCGGATGGAGCAAAGGAAGTGGATTTTCTCACCCCCCTGTCCCGTGAAGCGCAACATCAGATTGAAGAAAGAATACGTCTTCAGCAGGCACAGCCACACCTTTATCTGGTCAACGATCATACTCCGCGCATTTACCAGGAAATGTTTCGCTTCCACGGCATCGCGGCAAGTTCGTTCATCGTTCTGCCGCTGAATGTGGGGGAACGGTACGTTGGTTCCCTGACTCTGATTTCGGAAAATGAAGTATTCTCTCAGGAACAGGTGGACTGGATCGCTTTGCTAAAAGAGCCCTTTGTCATCGCGCTCTCCAATACGCTACGCTATCACGAGGTGGTGCGCCTCAAAAACCTGCTTAAAGACGACAACCGCTACCTGTTTCAGGAAATCCGCCACCTCACCGGCGACGAGATCATCGGCGCCAATTTTGGATTGAAAGAGGTGATGAACCAGGTGCAGCGTGTGGCGGCGCTGGACAGTCCGGTATTGTTGTTGGGCGAAACCGGCGCAGGCAAGGATGTGATCGCCAATGCCATTCACTACTCTTCGACGCGCAAGGACGGGCCTTTTGTAAAAGTCAATTGCGGCGCCATTCCCGATTCGCTGATCGACAGCGAACTGTTCGGACACGAAAAAGGCGCCTTTACCGGTGCGCTAACTCAGAAGCGGGGCCGCTTTGAGCGAGCCGACAAAGGCACGATTTTTCTGGATGAAATCGGCGAACTGCCGCTGCAGGCGCAATCGCGTTTGCTGCGTGTGTTACAGCATAAAGAGATTGAACGTGTGGGCGGCAGCAAAACCATCCATCTGGACATCCGCTTTATCGCCGCCACCAACCGCGATCTGCAGGAGATGGTGCGCAACAACCAGTTTCGCGAAGACCTGTTTTTCCGGCTCAGCGTGTTTCCCATCCGCATTCCTCCCCTGCGCGAGCGCGTAGCCGATATTCCGGCGCTGGCCCAGTATTTTATCAGCAAGAAATCCAGAGAGCTCAAACTACCGGGCACGCCCCACCTAGCCGCCGACGCCGTGGACAGACTGACTGCTTACCACTGGCCGGGCAATGTGCGCGAGCTGGAAAACGTGGTGGAGAGAGCTTTAATCCTTAATCCCGAAGGCCCGCTGCGTTTTGACGATTTGCTGCAAACGTCGGTTCACACTCCCGCGGCACATGCTGCGGATGAAGAATGGAGAACGCTGGACGCCATGACCGCCGACTACATTCGCCGGGTGCTGTCTAAAACCAATGGCCGGATCAACGGCAAAGGCGGCGCGGCGGAGATTCTGGGCATTCATCCCAATACCCTGCGCCACCGCATGCGAAAATTAGGGATTGTTTTTGGCAGAAAATGAGAGATTGTTTCAAAGATAAAAGCGGATCAGAGGAATAGGACACGGATAACGCGGATGAAACGGATAAACACGGATTAGTTATTAAAACACTATCAGTGTAAATCCTTAATCAAAATAACTGTACACAGCTACATTTAATTCAGAAAAAAATTCATCATGCAAATCGATTAAAACCACTTCGACGGTTAGTTTTCTTTTTTCACAAGGCAATTTTTTTTATATTCAACAAAACAAAAACGTGGAAAGTTATGACAGCAAAATCAAATAAAATTCAAATACTTCCGGAAAATCTGGCCAACA
This sequence is a window from Caldithrix abyssi DSM 13497. Protein-coding genes within it:
- a CDS encoding sigma-54 interaction domain-containing protein; amino-acid sequence: MDKNQFFREATLRICGNLEIEQALHSVLQFLREEMPVDRMSLQLYEKRLKAVRTIAMASPDGAKEVDFLTPLSREAQHQIEERIRLQQAQPHLYLVNDHTPRIYQEMFRFHGIAASSFIVLPLNVGERYVGSLTLISENEVFSQEQVDWIALLKEPFVIALSNTLRYHEVVRLKNLLKDDNRYLFQEIRHLTGDEIIGANFGLKEVMNQVQRVAALDSPVLLLGETGAGKDVIANAIHYSSTRKDGPFVKVNCGAIPDSLIDSELFGHEKGAFTGALTQKRGRFERADKGTIFLDEIGELPLQAQSRLLRVLQHKEIERVGGSKTIHLDIRFIAATNRDLQEMVRNNQFREDLFFRLSVFPIRIPPLRERVADIPALAQYFISKKSRELKLPGTPHLAADAVDRLTAYHWPGNVRELENVVERALILNPEGPLRFDDLLQTSVHTPAAHAADEEWRTLDAMTADYIRRVLSKTNGRINGKGGAAEILGIHPNTLRHRMRKLGIVFGRK